From Virgibacillus natechei, the proteins below share one genomic window:
- a CDS encoding DEAD/DEAH box helicase, with the protein MEKNNFNTFSFQPVMEGVVDRLGFREPTDIQQQVIPSVLKGTSVIGQSRTGSGKTHAYLLPLFNEIDVSKRQVQFVITAPTRELATQIHDEVKKIIHYADKDQQWISKLLVGGTDKQKMVEKLKEPPHIIVGTPGRILDLVKEEAISIYSASSFVIDEADLMLDLGFINEVDQLLVRSRKDIQLMVFSATIPQRLQHFFDKYLENPLHVKVDDHFSPETMEHHLIERKHRDEADIIMEVSKTIQPYLAIIFTNGKTIADKLAASLQEKGLEVGIIHGGLAPRERKRVLKEIQNLRYQYVVATDLASRGIDIKGVSHIINAQLPKEEDFYIHRVGRTARAGLEGTAISIYHENDIRLIEQLEQKGLTFNYADVKNGEWQESKSWNERNLRNKPTTNLDKEAWKHVQKTKKVKPGYKKKMKKQQESIKRSMSKKEKYRK; encoded by the coding sequence ATGGAGAAAAATAATTTTAATACGTTTTCTTTTCAGCCAGTAATGGAAGGTGTTGTAGATCGACTGGGTTTTCGTGAACCTACTGATATACAGCAACAAGTTATTCCATCTGTTTTAAAGGGGACCAGTGTAATTGGACAATCTCGTACTGGTTCAGGAAAAACACATGCTTACCTGCTGCCGTTATTTAACGAAATTGATGTAAGCAAACGACAGGTGCAATTTGTTATAACTGCACCAACGAGAGAGTTAGCAACGCAAATCCACGATGAAGTCAAAAAAATTATTCATTATGCTGATAAAGACCAACAATGGATCTCGAAGCTTCTAGTAGGCGGGACAGATAAACAAAAGATGGTGGAAAAGCTGAAAGAGCCTCCACACATTATTGTTGGAACTCCTGGAAGGATCTTGGACTTAGTTAAAGAAGAAGCTATTTCTATTTATTCCGCTAGCTCTTTTGTTATAGATGAAGCTGATTTAATGCTGGATTTAGGCTTTATTAACGAAGTGGATCAATTATTGGTCCGTTCTAGAAAGGATATACAGTTAATGGTCTTTTCAGCTACAATACCACAACGCTTACAACATTTTTTTGACAAATATTTAGAAAATCCATTACATGTAAAAGTGGATGATCATTTTTCACCAGAAACAATGGAGCACCACTTAATCGAACGAAAGCATCGGGATGAAGCTGACATAATTATGGAGGTTTCCAAGACAATTCAGCCCTACTTAGCGATTATCTTTACAAATGGTAAAACAATCGCAGATAAATTGGCTGCTTCCCTACAGGAAAAAGGACTGGAAGTTGGTATTATTCATGGTGGACTGGCTCCGCGTGAACGAAAAAGGGTTTTAAAGGAAATTCAGAATCTACGTTATCAATATGTTGTTGCGACTGATTTGGCTTCAAGAGGTATCGATATAAAGGGTGTCAGTCATATAATCAACGCACAGCTTCCGAAAGAGGAAGATTTTTATATTCATCGTGTGGGAAGAACAGCAAGAGCTGGATTGGAAGGAACAGCCATCAGTATTTATCATGAAAATGATATTAGATTAATTGAGCAACTAGAACAGAAAGGATTAACGTTTAATTATGCGGATGTAAAAAACGGCGAATGGCAAGAATCAAAGTCTTGGAATGAACGTAATTTAAGAAATAAACCGACCACAAATCTAGATAAAGAGGCGTGGAAG
- a CDS encoding Nif3-like dinuclear metal center hexameric protein, producing the protein MTKTNLDIFRLMEEWAPLNLAYEWDNVGLQIGSYTNSVKKIMVTLDVLESVVDEAIDNDIDLIIAHHPLLFKPIKEVNIDTPHGRIIHKLIQHNISVYASHTNLDIANGGVNDMLADLLNLQSQDVLVETKTEKLFKISVSVPKSHKNDVLEAFNNSGAGHIGDYSNCTFQIEGQGTFKPLEGTAPHIGTQNELEIVDEIKVETIVQEGILANVVHAMIEAHPYEEAAYDIFPLHNQGEVLGLGRMGTLDKQTDLETFCKQVKYAFDISHMRITGDLTKKINKVAILGGSGEKYINAAKQKGADVYITGDMTFHTAQTAWQMGLSLIDPGHYIEKVMKKATKQYLDDRLQSNTVEVMISESNTEPFQFI; encoded by the coding sequence ATGACTAAAACAAACTTAGACATCTTTCGTTTGATGGAAGAATGGGCACCGCTTAATCTAGCATATGAATGGGATAACGTTGGTTTACAAATTGGATCCTATACGAATTCAGTAAAAAAAATAATGGTTACATTAGATGTATTAGAATCTGTGGTAGATGAAGCAATTGATAATGATATTGACCTTATTATTGCGCACCATCCACTGTTATTTAAGCCGATAAAAGAAGTAAATATCGATACTCCTCACGGTCGTATTATCCACAAGTTAATTCAACATAATATCTCTGTATATGCATCACACACTAATCTAGATATTGCAAATGGTGGAGTAAACGATATGTTAGCTGATTTGTTAAATCTTCAATCTCAGGATGTTCTCGTGGAAACCAAGACAGAAAAACTGTTTAAAATTTCTGTTTCCGTTCCGAAGTCACATAAAAATGATGTTCTTGAGGCTTTTAACAACAGTGGGGCTGGCCATATTGGTGATTATAGTAATTGTACCTTTCAAATAGAAGGGCAAGGAACATTTAAACCACTTGAAGGGACAGCCCCCCATATTGGAACGCAGAATGAATTGGAAATCGTTGATGAAATTAAAGTTGAAACCATCGTACAAGAAGGAATTCTTGCAAACGTTGTTCATGCCATGATTGAGGCACATCCGTATGAAGAGGCCGCCTATGATATTTTCCCCTTGCATAATCAAGGAGAAGTCCTTGGACTTGGAAGAATGGGAACATTGGATAAACAAACTGATCTCGAAACGTTTTGTAAACAAGTTAAGTATGCTTTTGATATTTCACATATGCGCATAACAGGAGATTTAACAAAAAAAATAAACAAGGTTGCTATTTTAGGTGGAAGTGGTGAAAAATATATAAATGCAGCGAAGCAAAAGGGGGCTGATGTTTATATAACTGGTGATATGACTTTTCATACTGCGCAAACTGCGTGGCAAATGGGATTATCGTTAATTGATCCAGGGCACTATATAGAGAAAGTAATGAAAAAAGCAACGAAGCAATATTTGGATGACAGACTTCAAAGTAATACGGTAGAAGTAATGATATCTGAGTCAAATACAGAGCCATTTCAATTTATTTAA
- a CDS encoding tRNA (adenine(22)-N(1))-methyltransferase, whose translation MIETVKLSKRLKKVATYVPEGALFADIGTDHAYLPCYICLHDEKARAIAGEVNEGPFNSAVETVHLYGLSDSIEVRLGNGLEVVENEEVNQLVIAGMGGALIRSILEDGISKLNAVNRIVVQPNIDARTIRKWFLIHGFTVTNEAILEENGHIYEIIVADRGENRSPYDASLVDQQLLFGPLLMKNRTATFYQKWKHEHEKLQTVINQMDKAKVKDIQKINQFEKELKWMKEVLSDD comes from the coding sequence ATGATAGAGACAGTTAAGTTATCAAAGCGGTTAAAAAAAGTAGCAACTTATGTGCCTGAGGGTGCTTTGTTTGCTGATATAGGTACGGATCATGCTTATTTACCTTGTTACATTTGCTTGCATGATGAAAAAGCAAGGGCGATTGCAGGTGAAGTAAATGAAGGCCCGTTTAATAGTGCTGTAGAAACAGTTCATTTATACGGGTTGTCTGATTCAATTGAAGTACGTTTGGGTAATGGGTTAGAGGTAGTAGAAAATGAAGAGGTTAATCAGCTTGTAATTGCTGGTATGGGTGGTGCATTGATTAGATCCATTCTCGAAGATGGCATTTCTAAATTAAATGCGGTCAATCGTATCGTAGTTCAGCCTAATATTGATGCAAGAACTATTCGCAAATGGTTTTTAATACATGGTTTTACAGTTACAAATGAAGCAATACTAGAGGAAAACGGCCATATTTATGAAATTATTGTAGCTGACAGAGGAGAAAATAGAAGTCCATATGATGCGAGTTTAGTGGATCAGCAATTATTGTTTGGCCCTCTATTAATGAAAAATAGAACAGCTACATTCTATCAAAAATGGAAACATGAACATGAAAAATTACAAACAGTGATAAATCAAATGGATAAAGCTAAAGTAAAAGATATACAAAAGATAAATCAGTTTGAAAAGGAATTAAAATGGATGAAGGAGGTTTTATCTGATGACTAA
- the cccA gene encoding cytochrome c550, with protein MRGNPVIPYAIIAVLGILTVLVVSIIGVGQREDIAEDGNGEEQEEAQEETGDEAEEGATEEDPSEVYTNNCMNCHGEDLSGGSGPELAEVGDRLSEDEIEEIIIEGTDAGMPGGLVDDEQAAAIATWLAEQ; from the coding sequence ATGAGAGGAAATCCAGTCATCCCATATGCTATAATTGCTGTTTTAGGGATACTTACTGTTTTGGTGGTTTCTATTATTGGTGTAGGTCAGCGAGAAGATATTGCTGAAGATGGTAATGGAGAAGAACAGGAAGAGGCACAAGAAGAAACAGGAGATGAGGCCGAAGAGGGTGCAACGGAAGAGGATCCGTCAGAAGTTTACACAAATAATTGTATGAATTGTCATGGGGAGGACTTATCTGGTGGGTCTGGCCCTGAGTTAGCTGAAGTAGGTGACAGATTATCAGAAGACGAGATTGAAGAGATCATTATTGAAGGTACAGACGCTGGTATGCCAGGTGGTCTAGTGGATGATGAGCAAGCGGCTGCTATTGCAACATGGTTAGCAGAACAGTAA
- the rpoD gene encoding RNA polymerase sigma factor RpoD, with amino-acid sequence MAENKPSQTKQNETELTLEQAKEQLVEMGKKRGVLAYEEVADRLSNFAIESDQMDEFYEHLGEQGVEVIGESEDDPNMQQIAKEEEFNLNDLSVPLGIKINDPVRMYLKEIGRVDLLSAAEEIELATRIEKGDEEAKRRLSEANLRLVVSIAKRYVGRGMLFLDLIQEGNMGLIKAVEKFDYRKGFKFSTYATWWIRQAITRAIADQARTIRIPVHMVETINKLIRVQRQLLQDIGREPTPEEIGEEMELSPDKVRDILKIAQEPVSLETPIGEEDDSHLGDFIEDQEAVSPSDHAAYELLKEQLEDVLDTLTDREENVLRLRFGLDDGRTRTLEEVGKVFGVTRERIRQIEAKALRKLRHPSRSKRLKDFLD; translated from the coding sequence ATGGCCGAAAATAAGCCTTCACAAACAAAGCAAAATGAAACCGAGCTAACCCTGGAACAAGCAAAGGAACAATTAGTAGAAATGGGTAAAAAGCGTGGTGTTTTAGCTTATGAAGAAGTGGCAGATCGCTTATCTAATTTTGCTATTGAATCAGATCAAATGGACGAGTTTTATGAGCACCTAGGAGAGCAGGGTGTAGAAGTAATAGGAGAATCTGAAGATGACCCTAATATGCAGCAGATTGCAAAAGAAGAAGAGTTTAATTTAAATGACTTAAGTGTTCCGCTGGGCATTAAAATCAATGATCCAGTCCGGATGTATTTAAAAGAAATAGGGCGAGTTGATTTATTATCAGCTGCTGAGGAAATTGAACTTGCTACACGAATTGAAAAAGGCGATGAAGAAGCCAAACGCCGCCTTTCAGAAGCAAACTTACGCCTAGTTGTCAGTATTGCTAAACGCTATGTCGGTCGTGGAATGTTATTTCTTGATCTTATTCAGGAAGGTAACATGGGCTTAATTAAAGCCGTGGAAAAGTTTGATTATCGAAAAGGGTTTAAATTCAGTACGTACGCAACATGGTGGATTCGCCAAGCAATAACACGTGCTATTGCCGATCAGGCAAGGACAATCAGGATCCCGGTTCATATGGTCGAAACAATTAACAAACTTATTCGGGTACAACGCCAATTATTGCAAGATATTGGACGGGAACCAACACCGGAAGAAATTGGCGAAGAAATGGAATTATCTCCAGATAAGGTTCGGGATATTCTAAAAATCGCTCAAGAGCCTGTGTCACTCGAAACGCCAATAGGTGAGGAAGATGACTCACACCTAGGTGATTTTATTGAAGATCAGGAAGCTGTTTCACCATCAGATCATGCTGCATATGAACTTTTAAAAGAACAACTAGAAGATGTATTGGATACACTTACAGATCGCGAAGAAAATGTTTTGCGATTACGTTTTGGTCTGGATGATGGTCGAACTAGGACATTAGAAGAAGTTGGAAAGGTATTCGGCGTCACGAGAGAAAGAATACGTCAAATAGAGGCAAAAGCACTGCGTAAACTTAGGCATCCAAGCCGTAGCAAACGACTTAAAGACTTTTTAGATTAA
- the dnaG gene encoding DNA primase codes for MANQVSDEVIETIRKANDIVDVIGQYVQLKKQGRNYFGLCPFHGEKTPSFSVTQEKQIFHCFGCKKGGNVMTFLMEMENYSFYETLEFLSDRSGVELPETGIKKETSLSKENQSILSAYEWLTKLYHHLLRYTKDGREGYNYFKNRGLDDETIEVFQLGFAPNAKDFTRDFLDKKGFHQQLLVKAGLLSQQDDNSVTDRFKGRVIFPIRNHLGKTIGFGGRAIIDQDPKYLNSSESELFQKGKILYNFDLAKKHIRKKSEVILFEGYMDVIAAYQADVKNVIATLGTSLTENQAKLLKRYVDTVVLCYDADNAGVEATYKASMILRKVGCHVKVANLRDDMDPDTFIKEHGAEAFNNEVIKASNTFMSFYMRYLKKDYNLSLEGDRINYIENILKQLAMIESPIEREYYLKELSNEYDISLETLTDEISTHREKMGIRKDKREKNRYTNKTANNYTEKKLLPAFHNAERQLISYMLQDAHIADTVQRELGVAFNIDEHKIIATHLYAFYEEGRQADVSVFIDKLTDENVKQLAIKIAMTPVLEDISDKEINDYIKFIRAEANGVGNIKSLKESQKLAEQQNDPLRAAEIAMQIIDIQKQLKNTN; via the coding sequence ATGGCTAATCAAGTATCTGATGAAGTAATTGAAACCATTCGAAAAGCCAATGACATTGTTGATGTTATAGGTCAATATGTACAATTGAAGAAACAAGGTAGAAATTATTTTGGGTTATGTCCTTTTCATGGCGAAAAAACCCCATCTTTTTCAGTCACGCAGGAAAAACAAATTTTTCATTGCTTTGGTTGTAAAAAAGGTGGAAATGTAATGACTTTTTTAATGGAAATGGAGAATTATTCTTTTTATGAAACATTAGAATTCCTTTCAGATAGAAGTGGTGTTGAACTTCCAGAAACTGGAATCAAGAAAGAAACATCATTGTCTAAGGAAAATCAAAGTATTTTGTCTGCCTATGAATGGCTCACGAAACTCTATCACCATTTACTAAGATATACAAAAGATGGTAGAGAAGGTTATAACTATTTTAAAAACAGGGGTCTTGATGATGAAACGATCGAAGTGTTTCAATTAGGGTTTGCACCAAATGCGAAAGATTTCACTAGAGATTTCCTTGATAAAAAAGGTTTCCATCAACAGTTGCTAGTTAAAGCAGGTTTACTTTCTCAACAAGATGATAATAGTGTAACGGATCGATTTAAAGGTAGAGTAATCTTTCCAATCCGCAATCACTTAGGGAAAACAATAGGTTTTGGTGGTCGTGCTATCATAGATCAGGATCCTAAGTATCTAAACAGTTCTGAGAGTGAATTGTTTCAAAAAGGAAAAATTCTATACAACTTTGATTTGGCAAAAAAGCATATTCGCAAAAAAAGTGAAGTAATCTTATTTGAAGGGTATATGGATGTTATTGCTGCATACCAGGCTGATGTGAAGAATGTTATAGCGACACTCGGCACTTCTCTAACAGAGAATCAAGCGAAACTTTTAAAGCGATATGTTGATACAGTGGTTCTGTGTTATGACGCCGATAATGCTGGCGTTGAGGCAACATACAAAGCTTCCATGATATTGCGTAAAGTTGGATGCCATGTTAAAGTTGCAAATTTGAGAGACGACATGGATCCCGATACATTCATTAAAGAACATGGTGCTGAAGCTTTTAACAATGAAGTAATAAAAGCAAGCAATACTTTTATGAGTTTTTATATGCGTTATTTGAAAAAAGATTATAATTTAAGTCTTGAAGGAGATCGAATAAATTATATCGAAAATATTCTCAAACAACTTGCGATGATTGAAAGTCCAATCGAACGGGAATATTACTTAAAAGAATTGAGTAATGAATATGATATATCATTAGAAACATTAACGGATGAAATCAGTACCCATCGTGAAAAAATGGGCATTCGGAAGGATAAGAGAGAAAAGAACCGATATACTAATAAGACAGCGAACAATTATACTGAAAAAAAATTACTTCCAGCATTTCACAATGCTGAAAGACAACTTATTTCATATATGCTACAAGATGCTCATATTGCTGATACAGTACAACGGGAATTAGGAGTCGCTTTTAATATAGATGAACATAAAATTATCGCCACTCATTTATATGCTTTTTATGAAGAGGGGCGCCAAGCTGATGTTAGTGTATTTATTGATAAATTAACAGACGAAAACGTAAAGCAATTAGCTATAAAAATAGCTATGACACCTGTGCTCGAAGATATCAGCGATAAAGAAATTAATGATTATATAAAATTCATACGTGCTGAAGCGAATGGTGTAGGTAACATTAAATCGTTGAAAGAAAGTCAAAAATTAGCTGAGCAGCAAAATGATCCACTAAGAGCTGCAGAAATTGCAATGCAAATAATTGACATACAGAAGCAGCTGAAGAATACAAATTGA
- a CDS encoding pyruvate, water dikinase regulatory protein produces MGAKPIVYVLSDSVGETAELVIKAGLSQFNNGEFKVHRIPYIEDKGTINESIQLAKEKNGIIGFTLVDPILRNYLNEQANIMNIEAIDIMGPMLSAMERVFEAAPRLEAGLVHKLDEDYFKRVEAIEFAVKYDDGRDSRGIARADIVLIGVSRTSKTPLSQYLAHKRLKVANVPIVPEVDPPEELFGVDSSKCIGLRISPEKLNEIRKERLKALGLGDQASYANIQRIHEEIEYFDKIVDKIGCEVIDVSNKAVEETANVIRQIIQK; encoded by the coding sequence ATGGGTGCCAAACCAATTGTTTATGTTTTATCTGATTCTGTTGGGGAAACTGCTGAATTAGTTATCAAGGCAGGATTGAGTCAGTTTAATAATGGAGAATTCAAGGTACATCGCATACCTTATATTGAAGATAAAGGAACGATCAATGAATCCATCCAATTAGCAAAAGAAAAAAACGGTATCATAGGTTTTACCTTAGTAGACCCGATACTTAGAAACTATTTAAACGAGCAAGCAAATATAATGAATATAGAAGCAATTGACATCATGGGTCCAATGTTATCAGCTATGGAGCGCGTATTTGAAGCTGCACCCAGACTTGAAGCAGGGTTGGTGCATAAGCTTGATGAAGATTATTTTAAACGCGTAGAGGCAATTGAATTTGCTGTGAAATATGATGATGGACGAGATTCACGAGGGATTGCCCGAGCAGATATTGTTTTAATCGGTGTATCGCGCACATCAAAAACTCCCTTGTCGCAATACTTAGCACATAAACGACTAAAAGTTGCGAATGTGCCAATTGTCCCTGAAGTAGATCCACCGGAAGAACTATTTGGTGTCGATTCTTCTAAATGTATTGGACTTCGTATTAGTCCAGAAAAATTAAACGAAATAAGGAAAGAACGTCTTAAGGCTCTAGGTTTGGGAGATCAGGCAAGTTACGCCAATATACAGCGTATTCATGAAGAAATTGAATATTTTGATAAAATCGTTGATAAAATTGGATGCGAAGTGATAGATGTTTCAAATAAAGCTGTTGAAGAAACAGCAAATGTTATTCGACAAATTATACAAAAATAA
- a CDS encoding helix-turn-helix transcriptional regulator, whose amino-acid sequence MELSKRQEQILEIVKEGGPITGEKIADRLHLTRATLRPDLAILTMAGFLDARPRVGYFYTGKTGSELLTEKIKAYKVYEFQHIPIVVKENVSVYDAISTMFLEDVGTLFVVDENACITGVLSRKDLLRASIGQQDLSAIPVHIIMTRMPNITVCRKEDLLIDVAQKLINNQIDGIPVVKDVESGLEVVGRITKTTITKVFVELIMDDHI is encoded by the coding sequence GTGGAATTATCAAAGAGGCAAGAACAAATTCTTGAAATTGTTAAAGAAGGTGGGCCGATAACAGGTGAAAAAATAGCAGATCGTCTCCATCTTACAAGAGCCACGTTACGTCCTGATTTAGCCATTTTAACGATGGCCGGATTCCTGGACGCCAGACCACGTGTAGGTTATTTTTACACTGGAAAAACAGGTTCTGAACTACTTACCGAAAAAATCAAAGCATATAAAGTTTATGAATTCCAACATATACCAATAGTAGTCAAAGAAAATGTATCTGTATATGATGCAATTTCCACCATGTTTCTAGAGGATGTCGGTACATTATTTGTAGTAGATGAGAATGCTTGTATAACTGGTGTGCTGTCAAGGAAGGATTTGTTAAGAGCAAGTATCGGGCAGCAGGATTTAAGCGCCATTCCTGTTCATATTATTATGACACGAATGCCAAACATAACCGTGTGCAGAAAAGAGGACTTATTAATTGATGTAGCCCAGAAATTAATTAATAATCAAATTGATGGAATACCAGTAGTAAAAGATGTTGAAAGTGGATTGGAAGTTGTAGGTCGTATAACGAAAACAACGATAACCAAAGTGTTTGTTGAATTAATCATGGACGACCATATATAA
- the glyS gene encoding glycine--tRNA ligase subunit beta: MGKDVLVEIGLEELPARYIDDAERQLADKTKNWLVELRITHDSIISFSTPRRLTVLVKNVAEEQTTIVEEAKGPAKDIAKDANGDWTKAAIGFTKGQGKTVEDIYTKDLNGTTYIYVKKHIEGKQTTDLLPELRSIIESIQFGKNMRWAEQTLKYARPIRWLVALFGDSVIPFEVANVRTSNVTFGHRYLGTELSLNNPSEYQTALFKNYVVVDAGERERLILDGIKQVEQKENFQIPVDKELLDEVRNLVEYPTAFVGSYEKSFLQLPSEVLIISMKEHQRYFPVKSHDGTLLPYFVGVRNGDDYALDTVIKGNEKVLRARLADAQFFYEEDQNHSIDYYMDKLERVVFQEKLGTISDKVRRVVYLTRELAQLLNLDEKTANNAIRTAEISKFDLMSHMVNEFTELQGIIGEKYALNFGENSEVSKAIKEHYLPKQANGYLPESIAGSVVSIADKLDTIVGCISIGLIPTGSTDQYGLRRQATGILRIMQANKWNITLESLLESTKSVYQTLDIDQRNAEKVTNDLADFFHLRAAYLLKEMGVEQDVVQAVLHREIGAVDYTFAKATILTNKRNDDQFKYIQEALVRVLNLASKTNQTEVNQKHFETDSEQALYEKYEALVNDYAKVKEQKDAKSTLELLGELAEPIHNFFDHNMVMAEDDQIKTNRLALVNKIAYLILDYADLTAVEWKQQF; this comes from the coding sequence ATGGGTAAAGATGTGTTAGTTGAAATTGGATTAGAAGAATTACCTGCCCGGTATATAGACGATGCTGAGAGACAGCTAGCAGATAAAACAAAAAATTGGTTGGTTGAATTGCGCATTACACATGACTCCATCATTTCTTTCTCAACACCAAGACGCCTTACTGTACTCGTTAAGAATGTAGCAGAAGAACAAACGACAATTGTAGAAGAAGCAAAGGGTCCTGCTAAAGATATTGCAAAAGATGCAAATGGGGATTGGACGAAAGCCGCAATAGGATTTACGAAAGGGCAAGGTAAAACAGTAGAAGATATATATACGAAAGATTTAAATGGAACAACATATATATATGTAAAAAAACATATTGAAGGAAAGCAAACTACAGACCTATTACCTGAACTTAGGTCTATTATTGAATCCATTCAATTTGGAAAAAACATGCGCTGGGCTGAACAAACCCTAAAATATGCACGCCCAATCAGATGGCTCGTTGCTTTATTTGGTGACTCTGTTATCCCGTTTGAAGTAGCAAATGTCCGAACAAGTAATGTAACATTTGGTCATCGATATTTGGGAACAGAACTATCATTAAATAATCCTTCAGAATATCAAACGGCTTTATTTAAAAACTATGTTGTTGTTGATGCTGGTGAACGTGAACGTCTGATTTTGGATGGTATAAAACAAGTGGAGCAGAAAGAGAACTTTCAGATTCCAGTTGATAAGGAATTATTAGACGAGGTAAGGAATTTAGTTGAATATCCAACTGCATTTGTAGGTTCCTATGAGAAAAGCTTTTTACAGCTACCGTCAGAAGTATTAATAATCTCGATGAAGGAACATCAACGGTATTTTCCTGTGAAATCACATGATGGTACATTGTTGCCATATTTCGTGGGTGTTAGAAACGGGGATGATTATGCACTTGATACAGTTATAAAAGGAAATGAAAAAGTACTACGCGCACGATTGGCAGACGCTCAATTTTTTTATGAGGAAGATCAAAATCATTCCATTGATTACTATATGGACAAATTAGAACGTGTTGTTTTTCAGGAAAAACTAGGGACAATTAGTGATAAAGTGCGGCGTGTTGTTTATCTTACAAGGGAACTAGCACAGCTGTTGAATCTTGATGAAAAAACAGCTAATAATGCGATAAGGACAGCAGAAATAAGTAAATTTGATCTAATGTCGCATATGGTAAATGAATTTACGGAGCTACAGGGAATAATAGGAGAAAAATATGCACTGAATTTTGGGGAAAATAGTGAAGTATCTAAAGCTATTAAAGAACATTACTTACCCAAACAAGCAAATGGGTATCTTCCGGAGTCGATCGCAGGGTCTGTCGTAAGTATAGCTGATAAATTAGATACTATCGTTGGTTGTATATCGATCGGATTAATACCAACAGGTTCAACTGATCAATATGGCTTGCGCCGACAAGCAACAGGAATTCTTAGAATAATGCAGGCCAATAAGTGGAATATCACACTTGAAAGCCTTCTGGAATCGACGAAAAGCGTATATCAAACATTGGATATTGATCAGAGAAATGCCGAGAAAGTTACGAATGACCTTGCTGACTTTTTCCACCTTCGTGCAGCTTACTTGCTCAAAGAGATGGGAGTTGAACAAGATGTTGTACAGGCAGTACTCCACAGGGAAATAGGTGCTGTTGATTATACCTTTGCTAAAGCAACTATTCTTACAAATAAGCGTAACGATGATCAATTTAAATATATTCAAGAAGCGTTAGTTCGTGTACTGAACCTAGCTAGTAAAACAAACCAAACAGAAGTGAATCAAAAACATTTTGAAACGGATTCAGAACAGGCATTATACGAAAAATATGAAGCACTAGTTAACGACTACGCGAAAGTTAAGGAACAAAAAGACGCTAAAAGCACGTTAGAACTATTAGGAGAGCTAGCGGAACCTATTCATAATTTCTTTGACCATAATATGGTTATGGCGGAAGATGACCAAATTAAAACCAATCGACTCGCACTTGTAAATAAGATTGCTTATTTAATACTGGATTATGCAGACCTAACAGCGGTGGAGTGGAAACAACAATTCTAA